One genomic window of Carassius auratus strain Wakin chromosome 14, ASM336829v1, whole genome shotgun sequence includes the following:
- the LOC113114243 gene encoding kelch-like protein 4 isoform X3 produces the protein MSSNCSDEFFQATNHAEQTFRKMETYLQHKQLCDVLLIAGDHKIPAHRLVLSAVSDYFAAMFTNDVREAKQEEIKMEGVDPEALRALVHFAYTGVLELKEETIESLLAAACLLQLSQVIQVCCNFLMKQLHPSNCLGIRSFADAQGCMDLLNVAHNYTMEHFLEVIQNQEFLLLPTTEIIKLLASDDINVPDEETIFQALMMWVRYDVQHRQRDLGVLLAYIRLPLLPPQLLADLENNKMFSEDLECQKLLMEAMKYHLLPERRPMLQSPRTKPRKSTVGSLYAVGQGSTTIEKYDLRTNRWIQVGSMNGRRLQFGVAVIDNKLYVVGGRDGLKTSNMVECYNPVTKVWSTMPPMSTHRHGLGIAVLEGPMYAVGGHDGWSYLNTVERWDPQARQWNYVASMSTPRSTVGVTALNGKLFAVGGRDGSSCLRSMECFDPHTNKWSMCAPMSKRRGGVGVATYNSFLYAVGGHDAPASNHSSRLSDCVERYDPKTDTWTTVSSLSVPRDAVGVCLLGDRLYAVGGYDGQTYLNSVESYDAQNNEWTEEVPLNIGRAGACVVVVKLP, from the exons ATGAGCTCCAACTGCTCAGATGAGTTTTTCCAGGCCACAAACCATGCGGAACAGACCTTTCGAAAGATGGAGACCTATCTTCAGCACAAGCAGCTGTGTGATGTACTTTTGATAGCTGGAGATCACAAGATCCCCGCACACAG ACTTGTCCTGAGCGCAGTTTCAGACTACTTTGCTGCCATGTTCACCAATGATGTGAGGGAGGCAAAACAAGAGGAAATTAAAATGGAGGGTGTTGATCCTGAGGCGTTGCGAGCGCTGGTTCATTTCGCATATACTG GAGTCCTGGAGCTAAAAGAGGAGACGATTGAAAGTCTTTTAGCTGCTGCTTGTCTCCTCCAGCTCTCACAAGTTATTCAGGTCTGCTGTAACTTTCTGATGAAACAACTGCACCCGTCCAACTGCCTGGGGATCCGTTCGTTTGCTGATGCTCAGGGATGCATGGATCTTTTGAACGTCGCTCACAACTACACTATG GAACACTTTCTAGAGGTCATTCAGAATCAGGAGTTCCTCTTGCTGCCCACAACGGAAATTATCAAGCTTTTGGCCAGTGACGACATCAACGTTCCAGATGAAGAAACGATTTTCCAAGCCCTGATGATGTGGGTTCGCTATGATGTGCAGCACCGACAGCGGGATCTGGGAGTGTTGCTGGCATATATACGACTTCCCCTTTTACCGCCACAG cttctTGCTGATTTGGAAAACAATAAGATGTTTTCAGAAGACCTGGAATGCCAGAAGCTCCTGATGGAAGCCATGAAGTACCATCTTTTGCCAGAACGCCGTCCCATGCTACAGAGCCCAAGAACCAAACCACGGAAATCCACTGTTGGATCGCTCTATGCTGTTGGACAGG GTTCTACAACAATAGAGAAATATGACCTTCGCACAAACAGATGGATCCAAGTTGGTAGCATGAATGGGCGAAGACTTCAGTTCGGCGTGGCAGTGATCGATAACAAGCTCTACGTGGTTGGAGGAAGGGATGGACTCAAGACCTCTAACATGGTGGAGTGCTACAACCCAGTCACTAAAGTGTGGTCCACCATGCCACCAATGTCAACCCACAGACACGGATTAG GGATCGCTGTGCTGGAGGGGCCCATGTATGCAGTGGGAGGCCATGACGGATGGAGCTATTTGAACACCGTAGAAAGGTGGGACCCCCAGGCGAGGCAGTGGAATTATGTGGCCAGTATGTCCACTCCACGCAGCACCGTCGGAGTCACTGCTCTCAATGGAAA GTTGTTTGCTGTTGGTGGTCGTGATGGAAGCTCCTGTCTGCGATCGATGGAATGTTTTGATCCTCACACCAATAAATGGAGTATGTGTGCACCCATGTCAAAGAGGAGGGGAGGAGTGGGCGTGGCCACATATAACAGTTTCTTGTATGCAGTCGGAGGACATGATGCACCAGCTTCAAACCATTCCTCACGTCTCTCTGACTGTGTGGAGAG GTATGACCCCAAAACAGACACGTGGACCACAGTGTCCTCTCTGAGTGTCCCCCGGGACGCAGTGGGGGTGTGTCTGCTGGGAGACAGGTTATATGCGGTCGGAGGATATGACGGTCAGACCTACTTAAACAGTGTCGAGTCCTATGATGCACAGAACAATGAATGGACAGAG GAGGTCCCTCTAAACATCGGGAGGGCAGGGGCATGTGTGGTGGTGGTGAAACTGCCTTGA
- the LOC113114243 gene encoding kelch-like protein 4 isoform X2, with protein MEILAIISNIFRLALSSFSRMSSNCSDEFFQATNHAEQTFRKMETYLQHKQLCDVLLIAGDHKIPAHRLVLSAVSDYFAAMFTNDVREAKQEEIKMEGVDPEALRALVHFAYTGVLELKEETIESLLAAACLLQLSQVIQVCCNFLMKQLHPSNCLGIRSFADAQGCMDLLNVAHNYTMEHFLEVIQNQEFLLLPTTEIIKLLASDDINVPDEETIFQALMMWVRYDVQHRQRDLGVLLAYIRLPLLPPQLLADLENNKMFSEDLECQKLLMEAMKYHLLPERRPMLQSPRTKPRKSTVGSLYAVGQGSTTIEKYDLRTNRWIQVGSMNGRRLQFGVAVIDNKLYVVGGRDGLKTSNMVECYNPVTKVWSTMPPMSTHRHGLGIAVLEGPMYAVGGHDGWSYLNTVERWDPQARQWNYVASMSTPRSTVGVTALNGKLFAVGGRDGSSCLRSMECFDPHTNKWSMCAPMSKRRGGVGVATYNSFLYAVGGHDAPASNHSSRLSDCVERYDPKTDTWTTVSSLSVPRDAVGVCLLGDRLYAVGGYDGQTYLNSVESYDAQNNEWTEEVPLNIGRAGACVVVVKLP; from the exons ATGGAAATACTCGCGataatttcaaacattttcag GTTGGCTTTGAGCAGTTTCTCTAGGATGAGCTCCAACTGCTCAGATGAGTTTTTCCAGGCCACAAACCATGCGGAACAGACCTTTCGAAAGATGGAGACCTATCTTCAGCACAAGCAGCTGTGTGATGTACTTTTGATAGCTGGAGATCACAAGATCCCCGCACACAG ACTTGTCCTGAGCGCAGTTTCAGACTACTTTGCTGCCATGTTCACCAATGATGTGAGGGAGGCAAAACAAGAGGAAATTAAAATGGAGGGTGTTGATCCTGAGGCGTTGCGAGCGCTGGTTCATTTCGCATATACTG GAGTCCTGGAGCTAAAAGAGGAGACGATTGAAAGTCTTTTAGCTGCTGCTTGTCTCCTCCAGCTCTCACAAGTTATTCAGGTCTGCTGTAACTTTCTGATGAAACAACTGCACCCGTCCAACTGCCTGGGGATCCGTTCGTTTGCTGATGCTCAGGGATGCATGGATCTTTTGAACGTCGCTCACAACTACACTATG GAACACTTTCTAGAGGTCATTCAGAATCAGGAGTTCCTCTTGCTGCCCACAACGGAAATTATCAAGCTTTTGGCCAGTGACGACATCAACGTTCCAGATGAAGAAACGATTTTCCAAGCCCTGATGATGTGGGTTCGCTATGATGTGCAGCACCGACAGCGGGATCTGGGAGTGTTGCTGGCATATATACGACTTCCCCTTTTACCGCCACAG cttctTGCTGATTTGGAAAACAATAAGATGTTTTCAGAAGACCTGGAATGCCAGAAGCTCCTGATGGAAGCCATGAAGTACCATCTTTTGCCAGAACGCCGTCCCATGCTACAGAGCCCAAGAACCAAACCACGGAAATCCACTGTTGGATCGCTCTATGCTGTTGGACAGG GTTCTACAACAATAGAGAAATATGACCTTCGCACAAACAGATGGATCCAAGTTGGTAGCATGAATGGGCGAAGACTTCAGTTCGGCGTGGCAGTGATCGATAACAAGCTCTACGTGGTTGGAGGAAGGGATGGACTCAAGACCTCTAACATGGTGGAGTGCTACAACCCAGTCACTAAAGTGTGGTCCACCATGCCACCAATGTCAACCCACAGACACGGATTAG GGATCGCTGTGCTGGAGGGGCCCATGTATGCAGTGGGAGGCCATGACGGATGGAGCTATTTGAACACCGTAGAAAGGTGGGACCCCCAGGCGAGGCAGTGGAATTATGTGGCCAGTATGTCCACTCCACGCAGCACCGTCGGAGTCACTGCTCTCAATGGAAA GTTGTTTGCTGTTGGTGGTCGTGATGGAAGCTCCTGTCTGCGATCGATGGAATGTTTTGATCCTCACACCAATAAATGGAGTATGTGTGCACCCATGTCAAAGAGGAGGGGAGGAGTGGGCGTGGCCACATATAACAGTTTCTTGTATGCAGTCGGAGGACATGATGCACCAGCTTCAAACCATTCCTCACGTCTCTCTGACTGTGTGGAGAG GTATGACCCCAAAACAGACACGTGGACCACAGTGTCCTCTCTGAGTGTCCCCCGGGACGCAGTGGGGGTGTGTCTGCTGGGAGACAGGTTATATGCGGTCGGAGGATATGACGGTCAGACCTACTTAAACAGTGTCGAGTCCTATGATGCACAGAACAATGAATGGACAGAG GAGGTCCCTCTAAACATCGGGAGGGCAGGGGCATGTGTGGTGGTGGTGAAACTGCCTTGA